atgtaatatatcaccatatagtattcttatgtataggctactcaaatagaaaacaacacacaattctttactgtaacaacaaataatattttacagtattttgaCTCAAAATGTGaagtccactggacatcacagcaagctgctCACCTCTCTCAATATTGCCACCATCCATTGTTCTCCAAACAAACCAGGAGCTCACCTGTGACCCTTttatggcaaattgctgattgcatatctcacaacagcctttggagtttagaaatgtgattgactgtgtgttctgtgtgaacagcaagagagggaattcaggaagagtgtgcaggatattgggaattgtgtgtagtgttgattgtgtgagaaatgtgtggtatggaatgggaatttgagtctagagcagtaaatgtgcttggagttcagcaggattggttcagccacctgaaacatgagtttcaggttgtgcacattgtgtctgatgttccaataaatgtgtttaaacaattgtgaaaaactgtaaacaacaaaatgtcAAGGCAAtgtctctgttttgtttttaatgattcAGCTTCAAAATGTTTGAGACAGATTTGATATTTCACAGtttaaaacaacacacacaaaatgaTACATTTAAGAAATAGTCCTGCTCGACCCATCAGGGTACAGTCACTCaaactcagtgtgtgtgtgtgtgtgtgagagagtttCTGAGGTATGCACTTGCAGCCACTTGTGGTGTGCGAGGGTGCTTGCTTGTGTATTGGttgcaaataaataatgaaaaagatGGCAATTCAAACTGCATTTCACTCCTCGAGCACCAGAGCAACATCGGTCTTTGACACAGACGTACGCCAAAGTCACTGAACCAGAGAGAGAACTGTCAAAAGCAGCGCTTTATTCAGTTTGACGTTTGGCCTCCACGCGTCCATGGAAGGGCAGATGAAAGGATGAATCCTCTGCAGACCCAACGCGGTCGGCTTTGTGTGCGTTGCCGAGTATCCACAGCAACCAGCACAGGCGGAAGCCCCCGTCTCAGCGTCTCACAGTGTTACAGAAACCATCTCTGCACCAGAAAAGTTATTGATGATGAGGAATCAGGCACTCTGAACAACAGGAGAGGGTCTCATGGGGAGGGGTTCcataaaaaaagagaggagaGTGGCAAagctggaggaggaagggaaagaaagTGATTTTAAATAAGTTCCCTGGGGACTGAGAAGCAGGAGGACACagcctttgtgtgtgtgagagagagaaggCGAGAGATACCTAATGAGTTTGCAGTGTGTGGAAAAGGAGGGTGGTTCAGGCTATTGTATGAGATAGgcgaagagagagagggagagagagagagagagagagagaggcagggGATGCAGAGATGGCAGGAACCACAGTGAGTGGAGTGAGACTGGCTGAGGAGCATCTGAGAGTTTGCACTGATACTGTGGCGCTGCTCAACACAAAAGGATGCCCACCCGAACCAGCCAGCTCCTGATCCGACACTGAGGGAAACGCGTTAGAGATTACAAACATCCGCGTTATCTTCCGAAGAAGAAATGCAGTTCCTTAGATAATCCAGCCGCTTGCTTCTTTGTCACATCACAGTTTAGAAAGAACTGCCAACCCCTGGAGGAGCTCTTTGGTTCTCTTTCAGGTCCCTCTCGGAGAAGGGTTAAGTCAGGCAAGATGCCTGTAATGAAAGGCCTCCTCGCTCCACAAAACACCTTCATGGACAGCATTGCAGATCACTTCGATGGTACTCGTGAGTAACCTTGTGTCTGCGATTCCCAGCATTCATGGTCGAGGTGCACGAACGGCACAGTTTCCAACCTCGTGGTGCAGTTGAGGAGCTCCTCTGAGTCTGCTCGTGTGTTCTCAGACACTCCTGGTTCACTGTGCCATCTCATTGTTTCAGCCATTTTTCTAAATTGTGTTGCATGCAAATTGTTTTATCTCAGTTTTAAGGATGCAGCTTTCACAGCTGAGGCTGAATTTTAGGGTTTTAGAGAATCTTTGGAACCAAAACTAAGACAGTGATATGCTCTGTGAAAAAATGGCATCAACAAATCCATCGTATAATACTGAGCCGGCAAAATGGATCATCACTGAAAAGGCCTGTGTGTTGTTTATTAAAGTGCTTCatgcattttcttttctcaGAAATCAAACATGCCAGATCAGATCCTCCAGATATGATTTAATGGCTGTGTGGTTTAACTCTTTCCAAGAGTTGGAATTAGGTCAAAACCTAACAGGCTGATTGTTTTTTGGTCATTTTGTAAAACTGGATAATTGTTAAAGGGAATTTACACACGAAGAGGGCATCAAGTTTTGTCTGGTTCAGCGCTGCGGCCTGTTGTGTGGCGTGTCTGATGTGCTTTAATGACCGTTACAATAAGTATTTTATTAAGAGAGAAGGGAAAAGTATAAAGTTTACTGCATCTttacaaaaacctttaaaaaccaAGTATTGAGATGGAATTGTTCATAAACAGCAGAGATCAGGTCAGAGGAAGTCTGGATCAGAGCGTCACTGATGTTTCATACAGGATGTAAGGAATTACAGAGCATTTCTAGCCGTAAGTACATTTATCACCACATGCACTTGTTACTTCATGATGAATAGTTAACTGGGTTGGTGCAGCAGAACCAGCGAGGATGGTATCTGAGTCCAACACTGGTttgatttatgttttaatatgtTAGATTTTGTGTGAAGTAGGTTATTAAAGCAGAGTTGATTTGAGGATCAGCTTAAACATATTTGCAGTTTCGCAGTCCTTTCTGGATTCTTGCTGCAACACGTCCTTCGTCTTTAAAGTACAAATGCTCCCTATCATGTTTCCTTGACCTCAGGACATTTTTGGAAAATTATGTTGGAAATGATATCCACATAGTTCCACATATCCACATAATAGTTTGCAAGGCTGTTCCTTGAAAATCAAGGATGAACCCCCTCTCAAAACAACAAATGCAggatttttctttgttatgttgACAGTTTTATCCGAGGAGAAAATGTGTTTGGGTGAGCTGCTAAATTCTTGCTGATCTGACGGCTCTGACCCTGAGTTTTTTTCCACTGTTTTCTTCTCTCTTCCTCCTGATGATTCTGACACAAGCAAGCGGCCGAGAAgtgcaaggaaaaaaaaagacattaaccCTTCAATCGCAGTGGATTATTTTTTCATATGTCGTGATTATGATGAAAACAGACGCGTGAGTCTGGAGCAGCTCGGGAAAGTGTTGCACAGTGAACAGTGATGCGAAATGGCCACATGTAAAAATATCCTCAATCGAAGTAGAAATGATGACAACAGatatttaaacaataaaaagagtAAGACAAAGACTCCCATACAGCAGATCTGAAGCAAAAAtcatacatttttacattttaaaatgtaataattacaGCTGAAAATATCACaacaaaaacatcttaaaatgatCAATGATCGGTCAGATACAATCTCTTTAATCATTTAAATGCAACTTcaataagaaacaaaaacatatacacacagtTTGTATATTTGTGATCCCATCTCATCTGTAGAGCCCAATAAAGTGGTTGAGGGCTGATTTAAACAGAATCCATCCATGAAGTGATATTTGACATGTGATCACTGTTCTTGAAAGATTATGGCAGGTCCCCCTCCAGACACACTCTTTAATCCTTTAAACACATACAATGTTATTATTGCACAAATAAATCCAGCCCATTTAATAAGAAACATAGAAAAAGCCGTTAGCTTCCACAGTATTCAGTTGGATCCCTTCTTTTTTGTCTGTGCGTTAACAGTCCAGCCTGTGGACCTGCAGGACACACATGGAGTGGGTAAACATCTCAAACAACAAATGTCAAGGAGAGTGTATTTATGCAGCTCTGTGTGATTGTACAGCCTAAATAAGACTCACATATTCCCATCTCTATCCCCCATCACACCCACAGCAGACCTGCAGCCCTTATTCAGCCTGTCTGGGCTCCACACGACCTCTTATCTACAACATTCAGTGGGAAAACTGGGCCGAGATAAGAGCGAGATGTCTTTTGACGACATGAAGAGTATCAACATGATCCTGGTGTGGAAGCGGGGAGaatgattaaaataaattatgtaGAGTGGGAGAGCCTATCAGGTAACAGCGGAGGTCCTGCTCAGTCAGCCTTTTTGAAAGCATGATAGTCACCTAAATTATTCATTTAATCAGCCACCACTTCAAAATATAGGTAATTAATTTGATAAAACTAAGTGTTTTGTGTCATGTCAACAACTTGTGAATgtatttggggtttttttcatGTCTTTCTGGGAACAAAAAAGTCTATTTATTAGTAATTGCTCCTgctagtttctttttttggagtAGCGTCTAAACTGATAGTTCTGTTAAAATCACTGGAGTTCATATAATATGAGACAAATGAATCAGCACAATTGGATATTAAAGGGAAGTTGCAGCCACAAGGAAAActatgttttgtgtgtttatgcAGCTAGTTCTGACCTGTGTGTGATTTTCAGAGACTCTGAGGTCAATTAAgcatcactggctgtggctCATGCTCCTTagaaaaatagaaatgagaTGAAATAATTTagttgatttaaaaagaaaaaaagatgagggAAAGGACACGGAGAGGTTTCGACATCGGGGGATTCTTCTCTATTATGCTTTTGTCCGTGAGGATTACAGTCGAGACAGAAATCTCACTGATTTTGCGTTAATATTGATAATATCTGTATTTCTGAGGGATCACTTAATAAAGATCATCAAACGGGGCTCATGAGGATCCAGTACCAATTATCATCCagctaagaaaaaaagaaaagagaatagCAGCCCTGCTGAGGGAGCGTTAATTATAAAGTTGTTGCCCCAGAGGAAGAGACGATGCAGCAGGTAACGTGTGAATGATTCCTGTCTGATGTATGTGCAGTTAATCTTAAAACAAGCTAAATTAAGATCTTTCAACACTTCCGTTGCCATGACAATTTGTTCAAGGAGAAAAAAACATCAGGCAATGCGGTTATTCACATCTCTTTGGTTACCAAGTAACCCTCTGAATAGCAGattttgccaaaaaaaaaaaggggaaaagaagcTCATTCACATGTAATACTTTTGACACATTTGACCCTCTGTGATCACCTCGTATTTAAATAAACCTCTGaataatctctcgtctgcattTGTGTGCAGACTTTTGATTGCAAAGCTCCTCTCTGACTGCAAGCAGGTGCTTCGTGTCGTCCTTGCAGCTACACAATAAAAATGTTTGCTAAAGGAGCCCAACAAAGAACTTTTTCAAATTGGATTTGCCCACATTGGAAGAGTGACTGAATGAGCCGATGAAAGAGGACACCTCTGTGGACTGTTTGTACAGATATTGAAGGGTTTCACAGCTGAAAGCAGCCTTGAATGATGGAGACATGCGGCTGTTTTTTCCCTTTACAAAATACATCCAACAGTAACCTACATTGGCTCTAATCAGCTCATAAGGAGGGGAATTAATTAAATAGGCTATTTGATTTCTCCGCTCTTTAGGACATGTTGATCTGTCAACAGAGATAATGTTACTCACACAGCCTACGGTGGATAGTTTTCATAGTCCTGAACAAGCAGACGGAAAACAAATCTGCTTTGTACTGACTCGTGGACTTCTGGTGAATTTGGTCCATGTGAGAGTCCTccaggtttatttattttgttattatttatgaAACTCTTCTGTATGTTGTCAATTGGATtcaacattttgagttaatACACTCCACATGCTAGTTCTGTCTCAAGAAGCTCTGATAAAGCGTTTCCTTTCACACCCCATTCTGATACCTTTGATTTAAAAAGGCTCTCATGACCTTTCACCTGATTGATCCTTAAATATTTTAATTCCATGACACCTTATTGTCAACCTAATGCTTCCTCTATGTAATTAGCTCAATCCACAACTCGCAATCTCAAATTAGGATGAGCCAGAGTAATTTTGCACAACTTCCCGCACTGGCtttaaaagcaacaaaaacaaaatgcttgtgGCATCAGTTGGTACGTGGATGTAAATACTTGTAGATCCTGCAACAGATAATTTATGATGAATTTATAATATATGAACAACAGAGCACTTCGGTTTATAACATTCATGTTTATCTGATATAACATCTCCTTAAAACATAAAACGAAATCACACAGGTTTTTAAATCACGCTTACATACTAATCAAAGGCCAGATTCTCACCCCAGGTCCCCTCGGAGCCCTTTGTGGGCTCTGCAGAATATCCTTGAAGTTAAAACACATTAAAAGCCTCCTCGGATACCACAATGTTTCAGTAGATATAAGATGGAACAGACAGAATCAGTAAGAAAAGGCCTAAGTTGTAGTGCTGCTTGGTTGAGACGTtgggaaagagaaaagagatTCAATACATCCCAATTACTTCATCTTGTTCAGTCAGCCCTTTCTGATCCTCACACCTCCGCTCTCGGTCTTGTcgatttttccttttcctttgcaGATAGCAACTTTCTTCTGGGAAATGCCTTGGGTCACTATGGCTACCCGATTGTCTACTGCTCTGATGGCTTCTGCGAGCTGACCGGCTTTGTTCGCACTGAGGTGATGCAGAAGAACTGCGCCTGCAGGTTTCTGCACGGTGCTGAGACGAGCAGAACCGTGATGCACGAGGTACAAAAAGCTCTGGAGGGCCAGCAGGAGTACCAGGGGGACGTTTGCTTTTATCGGAAAGATGGTGAGCATCTGACCTTAGGTTGGATTGGCACACTGAAATACACTCTTTTCTATTTTCAGTCTAGACCATCTTACACTTAACCTAACCAACTAAGCTTCTAAGAATAAACTAAGTTAGCGTTTCCATTTCTGTCATTGTCAGGATACTGAAGGGTTTTTTTAAGCATCAAAAGAGATCTTATCATTGGTTTTGGTTAAAGAACTACCTAGCTGTCTTTGACTAACCTCTCTGTAATAACATCTTTGACACTCCCAGGAAATCATTTTTGGTGTCTCCTGGATATTGTcccaattaaaaatgaaaaaggtgAAGTGGTGCTGTTCCTGTTATCGTTCAAAGATGTCAGCGAATCGCACGGGAAAAGCCATCACTACGCTCAAGGAGATGGTGAGCTGTGAAAACACGCACGTTCTCAGCATTTCAAAGCCCCAAACCGATTTCTGCTAATTCATCCAAGGAATTAATGcactttaaaagaaatgttttgcgATTTAAGTTGTATTCATTGAGGCGACGTTATGATTGTGCTTACAGGTATTTTAGAAGCTCCCAGTGAAAGCAGAACAAgcaatcaatcaaacttttcCCAAGCTGGAAAGAGGGGGCGGGCTTTCCTGCAGAACCTGAACAACCTGTTCGCCATGAGGGGCAAGAGGAAACTGACAAACGTGAGCACAAACCTCCGAGCTGAAGCTCACTAATCCTAAATAAACCTGAACTGATGAGGTGATGATGTCATGATTTCATATGTAAAGTCTCTATTGTTCCTCAACGCAGTCAAGATTAAATTAAATGTGCTAAACAAAAATACTACATACAAAATACTATTAAAGACTTTTGAGTTTCCAAGtttaaagtgttttttgttgtgATTTTTATAAGAGCATGTTCCAGAAACCTTCCCCGCCTGAGTACAAGGTAGCAGCCGTACAGAAGTCCCGCTTCATCCTGCTGCACTACAGCATCTCCAAGGCCTTGTGGGACTGGCTGATTCTACTGGCGACTTTCTACGTAGCCGTCACCGTGCCTTTCAACGTCTGTTTTGTCAGCAGTTATGAGAGCAGCGATCGGCCCTCACTCGTCAGCCGCAGCACGACAGGCAGTGACATCGCCGTGGAGATGCTCTTCATGCTCGGTATGACAGATTCAGACCTGACCATGgacttattttttattatcagaAGCGTTAATGTGCTCATTTGTTAATGTGAACGTATAAaggttttaaaagaaaatccaaATCCGTCTGCTATGTTGATTACATGGTGCCCACCAGTTGACCTTTATGCCGAGACATCTCAAGCAGCATTATGAACAAATAAGAACAATCCATTTGAAAAGGAACAACTGTATTGCTCGGTGCAGCCGTTTCCTTGACGATGGTTAACACCTGACTGCATCCTTCCATCCCTGGCCCACTCAGCGTGTCTGCGCTGCCCTCAGGTTATGAATCATAATTAGCTTTTTCTCGCTTGTCTCCATTTCCGGCCGACAAAAGTGTCATAACACATCTGCCTCGCAACTTCCTGTTTCACAACCAGTTTTGTCTGGGGGGGGACAGAGGTGTCAGAATATGAGCTCACCTGACGCGCCGTTCTTTCACACCAAAGCAAATCACCGTTGCAGCGAGCTAAACTCACAGCAATCAAAGCAGAGCACTTCTGATTTATGTGCACTTTTACAGATATCATCCTGAACTTCCGCACCACTTACGTGAGTCGCTCGGGTCAGGTGGTGTACGACGCCCGGTCCATCTGCCTACATTACTGCACCACCTGGTTCTTTGTGGATCTCATCGCGGCGTTGCCATTTGACCTCCTCTATGCTTTCAACATCACAGTGGTAAGATTtgtctttattattttaactaaCTTTTCCTCCCTGATGCAGATGCTTCGGTGATTAAACTACCACCTTCACATTCTCTCCTCCACTGAATCTGAACTCAAAATTCACCTCAGCGCTATTGTCCATCCTGGTGAGGCAACAGTGGAGTCGAAcagctccagcagaaccagacgCGTgaacagagccggattaaataagtggactacactaggcagactgtgatttttgggcccccctccatcgatgttattcataaattgaaatcttaaacttactaaagttactaataaaagttaattcacattttacatagcatagtcatagtcaagttggttctttgtattccaaaataagtcatgtgttgtatattaaactgtctatcagactattttttgatttttattatttatacgttattacaccgctctattaaatgctattaaattatccgtATCTTATCGATTGCGACTGTCATTGTTAAGGTATTAGTACCAGTAAATCACCAATAGGTGTTAGCATGgctatgtaaacagagtaaaataagataaatgttttaagctattgcattttgcagaaaatcttaattaaatgtgttgattaagtTGAATacttaaataagaagtcaaatctacaaagaccaataaaacttgcagtaagacaaagtgtgctgtaatatgtatgtctgtatgggtatatttatgtatgtgtatgcgtatatatatgtatatatactaaatatagtaataatgcacatatatatatatatatgccttaggtttttaccggcatggtatcaaccattaatatgtgtgcagaccaaaaaaaaaagaaaaactatttttttttttttttttgtccctctgtctgggcccctcccctgtcaatcgggccctaggcacatgcctagtttgcctttgcgttaatctgGCTCTGCGCGTGAAAGATGGCTTTCTGTCTCAATCAGGAGGCCAGAATGAAAAAAGGGCCCAATGCATCATGGGGGCCAGCTCTGAGCTAGATCCTAAACACAAACTGTGGGAACTTCTTCCTGCCTCCCATTCTGCTGCTGCAGTGGGAACTGCCAGAAACCCTGCAGTCTGAGGGGGAAGGAGAGATATGAAATTATGAGTTCTTGAGGAATGTGAGAAGAAGAGTTTCTAATTCCTCTTCTGAATCCAACAGGAAGTCTCTAGAGAAAAGCTAAGACTGGAGAAATGTGATTCCCCCCCGCTGATCATCACACAGCTAACTCACAGACTAAGACTTTCATATAAAACTACACTGATAATTAATTATTTTCTGCATGTTCTACGTTCTGTTGTCCCGTTCTTTGTTCCAGACATCCCTGGTGCACCTGCTGAAGACGGTCCGCCTGCTGCGTCTGCTGCGGCTGCTGCAGAAACTGGACCGGTACTCCCAGTACAGCGCTGTGGTCCTCACCCTGCTCATGTCTGCGTTCGCCCTGCTGGCTCACTGGATGGCTTGCATCTGGTACGTCATCGGGCGCCAGGAGATAGAGAGCAGCGACCCCGTCACCTGGGACATAGGTGAGGACCGCATATCCGGGCCTCTTATTCATGAGGATAATGATTTTGATTTCCGATTTGTTGTACTTCCGAGGTCATGCTGAAATGCCTAGACCGTTTCCCATCATTTCAATTACCCCCTTAGTTCAGAAGAAGTTAAGGTCACAGAGTCATTTTTTATTGTACCAATCGGTCATACTAAAGTACCCATTAGCCATGTCACCGATTTCCAAAGCAGAAATATTCCTCCACCAAAACAAGCAAAATTAATTAGAAGAAGACTAATGTTTTATGCTTATCTGAGTCACCTGAGAGCGGTGAAGTCAATCTTAGATCATCATGTTACCTCATCCATTCCCAGGCTGGCTGCAGGAGTTAGGGAAGCGTCTGGAGATGCCGTACATCAACAGCACCTTCGGTGGTCCCTCCATGCCCAGTGCCTACATCGCCTCTCTGTACTTCACCCTCAGCAGCCTCACCAGCGTTGGTTTTGGCAACGTGTGTGCCAACACAGACGCCGAGAAAATCTTCTCCATCTGTATTATGCTCATCGGTGGTGAGTTGCAAAGCGGTGACAGACGTGGTCCAGATGGAGCAAAGGTTCTGAGATGGTGATGATGTTTCTCCGTCTGCTACCGGCAGCTCTCATGCATGCGGTGGTCTTTGGCAACGTGACAGCCATCATCCAGCGGATGTATTCGCGGCGTTCACTCTACCACACCCGCATGAAGGACCTGAAGGACTTCATCCGCGTGCATCGGCTTTCTCAGCAGCTGAAGCAGAGGATGCTGGAGTACTTTCAGGCCACCTGGTCAGTCAACAATGGCCTTAATGCCAATGAGGTGGGtgaaaaaactcaaataaaaaGAACTCTTTTGCGTTTCTGGCTTGCATGATCCAAACAGGCCTGAACTGAACCTCACACAAGAAACcttattaatgttaatgttgGTCACGTTTGAACGGGTTGGTGTTATGTGCTGCGGCAGAAAGATTACATTCTGCATGGGTGTTTCAGAAATACAATCCTTTAAATGTGGGACATCTCAAATTCTCTTGAGCCCTATTCCATTTCCTTAAGTAGATGCCACTTTGTTGCAAATAGAATTTCAATGACAATGCCAGAGCCTGTCTTGGAAAAGGTTCCTGATAATTACAAGGGAGAGCTGAAATAGAGAGAATATCCATTATCACCCCCGCAATCACCTCTATAGATAATTAATTCACTGCTGAAGAGACATGGCAGTGGTTTCTGTGAACATCCTATTTTAACACATTCTGCTTTTGCCAAGCAGTTTGGCGCGGGGTGTCAGTGCATCGACCTCCAAAACTGCAAAATGGGCTCAGAAATTGCAGAAAGTATTGCAGAAAGGTtctgaatacatttatttgataCGTATTTTCCAGGGAGGCCCCTTCAGTTCCGGCTTCAATGGGAGGGAAAGTTTCAATAACACACGAAAATCTGTTGTTTTTTGCAGATTTAGTAGATCAAAGTCATCTGATGGCGCTTTCTTTGAGCTTTTTTTCTGCTCTTGTTGGACCTGCACCTCATCCCTACTGGAATATCTGGTGCTGAATGCATAAAGCTCCCCCTGTTGGCTGTAAAAAACAACTACAACGCTGACAGCGTGCTGGTTAAAACATATCATTACAAGATGCCTTGTGCCATGGGTTGTGCCAATTAAATGTTTTCTACGGTCTAATTgggcccctctcctctcccagCTGCTGCATGACTTCCCAGATGAACTGCGAGCGGACATCGCCATGCATCTAAACAAAGACATCCTGCAGCTGCCTGTGTTTGAGAGAGCCAGCAGAGGATGCCTGCGTTCCCTATCCCTGCACATCAAGACTTCTTTCTGTGCACCGGGGGAATACCTCATCCGCCAGGGAGATGCCCTTCAGGCTAATTATTTTGTCTGTTCTGGTTCGCTGGAAGTTTTGAAAGATGGTATGGTCCTTGCCATCCTGGGTGAGTGTGCTCCAAGATTGAAACCTTTACACCCATTTCCTCAGTCTTGTATCTTCTTTAAGCATGGTATTGAAATAGTTA
This window of the Cololabis saira isolate AMF1-May2022 chromosome 21, fColSai1.1, whole genome shotgun sequence genome carries:
- the kcnh4a gene encoding potassium voltage-gated channel subfamily H member 4a; translated protein: MPVMKGLLAPQNTFMDSIADHFDGTHSNFLLGNALGHYGYPIVYCSDGFCELTGFVRTEVMQKNCACRFLHGAETSRTVMHEVQKALEGQQEYQGDVCFYRKDGNHFWCLLDIVPIKNEKGEVVLFLLSFKDVSESHGKSHHYAQGDEAPSESRTSNQSNFSQAGKRGRAFLQNLNNLFAMRGKRKLTNSMFQKPSPPEYKVAAVQKSRFILLHYSISKALWDWLILLATFYVAVTVPFNVCFVSSYESSDRPSLVSRSTTGSDIAVEMLFMLDIILNFRTTYVSRSGQVVYDARSICLHYCTTWFFVDLIAALPFDLLYAFNITVTSLVHLLKTVRLLRLLRLLQKLDRYSQYSAVVLTLLMSAFALLAHWMACIWYVIGRQEIESSDPVTWDIGWLQELGKRLEMPYINSTFGGPSMPSAYIASLYFTLSSLTSVGFGNVCANTDAEKIFSICIMLIGALMHAVVFGNVTAIIQRMYSRRSLYHTRMKDLKDFIRVHRLSQQLKQRMLEYFQATWSVNNGLNANELLHDFPDELRADIAMHLNKDILQLPVFERASRGCLRSLSLHIKTSFCAPGEYLIRQGDALQANYFVCSGSLEVLKDGMVLAILGKGDLIGADLPDHDQVIKTNADVKALTYCDLQYISVKALREVLGLYPEYGSRFGSDIHYNLTYNLREGSEANGVRQFPWTPRPSQSHISMDHKLPYIIEANDAVQEDNMKYSQQGRVPLLQGFGSPVHQPCLHTSGEELQRIKALNLCRSPAQGSRGRSPSPQPFVGEEPSPAHVLGLNDHSGFNRRPANLLLPSLPCVSPLNLSPRVVDGIEDNGRTFQFNVEQHETKTLMPDPLQVSANLLLETEEVNENISKLNKEVNNLNDEVSNLANELHDLMHFLRSHLTTLHHAAPPVAASNNWPPHAPLNTSSELHLHHETASYPARNAWACSGIPSHSRSPTLQHASTSMSTCLHLCCSDREITTNCRLQSQYGPFQPPRESPGSPYMTHPHALGGQPLLGIGSAFSGFPVVCQASQVAYNAPIPTKNISHQLCSTLNCGHCHPPFSVPTNSDVTQTVLNSQIPIHSAIPSTGKLQFHSALNSQTPAGILSSVSTGQKQGQQSSTNVPRQNDPVGSSSVFHPQDHSPLEQVSNQSCRGSLYQERIDNTEYHGMSDSILDTQE